From Plasmodium malariae genome assembly, chromosome: 4:
aaaaaaaaaaaaaaaagacttcTATATAAGttgatatatacatatatatatatatatgtgcacgtatatgtatatgaaaatgtatatattcatatttgcAATACAAATTCTTGAAAAATCCTCAAAATTGTCTTCCTTGAGGTCCTTTTGATACAAAATTTTGGACTCTTCTTGCAGCTGAAAAAGTTAGGGAAAATGAATAGCTTATGTGCCTATTTTGTTTACGcctgaatatatatatatatgtttgtttgTATACACCGTgtgcatgtatatacgtacgtatTATATTAAGGATAAAGTTATACCTTATATCGTATGTTCAGGTTATAAACTGCTAAAATTCCATTCTTGTCAATAAGAAATgctttttcttcattattactAAAACATAAACATTTTGTCCCTGATTTAGTTTTTAAGTCTATAACTTTCtctatattttgaaatacattttcttttagTTTTATCTCAAATACTTTAATATCAGCTGACCAACAGGCAACACCGAAAAacctttaaaaaaagttaatcGTACACGGATGCACGTAGTcgtgtacaaatatatatatataaatatatatgtggttATGGAGGTACATGTTCACAAAATTCGCTCCTGCGCATGTATTTTCTATACATTTTTGAGCAGTTTAAAATCTTTACCTTGGCGTTTTGGATATAGCATAATCATGATTGTATACTTGTTTAATACTTAAAGTTTTTAAAAGCTCTCCTTTCATATTCCATAGTTTTACTTCTGTGTCATCTAACTCTGCTCCCGTaagaataaaagaattattatgaacataGAGAAATTTGACATTTCTTTTATGTAATTCTTTTCTTCCATTTAATGTTAAGTGTAGGTTTTTGATTCCATTTTCGGTTGTCTCTATTTTGAATATCCTTAATGTCGAATATAACTCACTAACAGCAATTAAATGACATGCATCTTTATCTATATCGATGCAGCTAAACACTTCATCTAATTTTTTCGTTAAAATAATGTTGTTCGTCCcttcctttttaattttataaacttGTAAGTTGCCATTGTTACAGCTGACCGCAATGATGCCTACGtggtacaaaaaaaaaaaaaaaaaaaaaaaaaagtaaaagtagTAGTATAGTCATAATAACAGTGGTGGAAGTAGCAGTAGGaacaatatgaaaaaatctttttttatatttaattttttttttcccttttttcctCTGTTCCTTTGTTCCATTTGTTCCATTTGTTCCTTTGTTCCATTTGTTCCTTTGTTCCATTTGTTCCTTTGTTCCATTTGTTACAtttgttccatttttttcttttttttttctactaaCCATATTTTCCATTTACGCATACACTCACAGGATAGTTGTTTCCCTTTAAAGAAGCAACACATCTATCGAACATAGAATGTGGAGTGCTATTTATTGCTGTTTTTGTAATCGAAGCATTTTTATTAGTACTAATGGCTgtcatttttttctgtttagGTAATTCTGTACTTCTACGCTTAGTTTTATTATCTGTTTTTATCTTATGCGCTTTTGTTCTCCTTTTGTCAAATAGAATTCCTAACAGaatagtaaatataataatgcaaatgctgaatataaaaattgtcGTCATTTTTATCAGAAGAAAGGAGTTGTTATTACTGCTGTCGTTGCTTATCAGCTTATcgacttttttttctttttctctttttatgtattttttaaaaagcgTATAGCAAAATACATTTACCAATTTTTAAaccatcattttttattgcaCAGTTTTTCTGCATACGTTTCTTATACTTTTTCTTCCTCACAAAACTGGAACATATTTGCacaatgaaaaagaaatctTAATGAGAAGgaaatttaacaaaaaatttctCCTATTCAATCGCAATTGCATTCGgaaatgctttttttttttttttttttttttttttttgttcttccGCCTTTTTGAGGCTTAAAATTGCACATCGTTTAAATGGCTAAAACagatatatttctaaattatttaaaaaaaaaaaaaaaaatgaaagattGAATGAAAGAAAGGACAGAACAGTAACCGCAAAAAAGGTAATAACGGAAGGAGCAGCAAAAACATGAAGAACATTAAGAACAGAcaaaactgaaaaaaaaaatattcttaaaataaagTTTCCCTTTCCGTTCTTACTATTTGTGCATTCTTCTTACATGTACAACATCtgaaattttgaaaaagacattaaacataaaaaaaaaaaaaaaaagaggataCACACACgcgtatgtgtatgtatatatatatatacttatacttATACACATAAAACGCATCTTCTTCAATTTAGTATACGTTTaaagaattttaaataaatgcagaaaatgaaaaaaaaaaaaaaaaaaaaaaagaacagttaaataaaacgaaattaTGATATAGGGTATCACACATGTCAAACAATGTACAATGACGAAAAATTGGGAAAattaacaacaaaaaaaaaacaaaaaaaaatggaattatGTAACATAGAAATGAGACAAGGTGCGATACAacatgttttatataaatatggtAAATGTAAAGGCATATTTCTTgtagcataaaaaaaaaaaaaaaagactaacttaaatttaaaagaatgaaGTTGCATATGTAATTGCACAAAATTTACgcgtttacatatattaatttacaaaaatataaaataatcatatcacggaaaaattgcaaaacaaaaatgaaaaatagtaTGTGAGAATCATAAATATATCgacataaacaaaataaacttAAGAGACATAAGaacataagtatataaacaaattttttttttttttctttttcaaattGGGAAAATGAGAGTTCTCCTGATTTGTGGATGAAAAGAAGGAGAAAATATCCACGagcattaatatatacatataaaggACCCCCGAGTGCACTTCGTACGAATAAACAGGCACAAATCATTTTTTGCCATTAAACGAAAACtgctaaaaataaaaaacttcCATCGAACGGGCGTAAAAAATAGGACGGGGgggggagaaaaaaaaatattaagagaTATTgggaaaaattatgaactgTTACGAAATACTgggaaaaattatgaaccGCTAAGAAAAATTGGGAAAAAATGTGAACCGTTAAGAAAAACTGAGAAATTTTATGaactgttaaaaaaaaactgggaaaaattatgaactgTTAAGAAAAATTGGGGAAAATGACGTATTAACATTTGTGCAGAAAAACGTAAAGCGATATTCCCCTTAAGTGATAGAAATACAACTCTTGCCAATTCTATAACTAGTATATTAGGGGGACTAAtggaacaaatatattagtatatttcTGAGAGCCCAATTTATggtgtgtttttttttttttttttttttcctccccTCCCTTTTTATGCTTTAATACGTCTCTACCTGTCTACTGTAATAATTTCACTCTTCTTTCCCAAATCGTCTTGTAATATCTTGGGTACCTTTTTCGTGTGTGTATTTTGtccaaaaaaattttggGCTATATATAAATCTTGATAgttgtaattataataattaaatctttttttttttaatttttttttacaatagtaaaatatgaaatatttgtaaataatatgGTTCATTGTCGTTTTATTACAAAGATACAAATCATCtctaaagaaaaaatcaaTCGTCCTGATGTTACAACATGTACTTGGAGTAATAAAACTAACGGCTGCATTTtcgtaaattttatttaatatataattgttaattaatttaaaatctATTATTCGTGAATTGTgtaaattaacaataaaattcaggtttttgtaaaataattttttcagttCATTTTGACAATATATAGTAAACCAGAAATGAcacaatttatatatatcaaaatatttaatggtataacaaaatttctttaattttttttttttctttattataaaatatttataatggttactaaatattttatatacattatatttgtatatattttttaccattttaaaatttcttatgtccatttttttttgagatgATACATAATTAAAGACTCTTCCAAAATTTATGTAAGaaaatgttttttcattaaaagggctaatattatgtacttttataacattatctaacattattattttttttttaaataataatttttccacATGTTCCAAATTTTTCAAGTATATCTTAATCACTTCTTTGTTAATCCTGTTAATAATTCCAAGCGCACAATTTATGTGTACACTTTGCACACCTTCGTTCagaaaaacatttaaattgTAGTTGTAATTCTGCTCGtcctttttttcgtttttcccTTCCCTCTCATTTACATTATTGTTCTCTTTACTCCCCCTTACCACGTTCATGTAATTATCATCGATACCCCCAACTTCAATATTAACCCCATCCATACCGCAACCATCATCAGTTCTTCTATACGTCTCTACGCACCCCCTTTCATGTACATTATTTTGGTTCCATACATTACTTTCAAAACTATTTCTTCCATTAAAAATGCTACCAAGACCACTacatattttccattttttagacaaatttattttctcttcataattctttaaataaaatacgtaGCTCCTTTTCtttacattaataaaaaactCATCTATATTTTGAATGATACTTACTAAATAAGAATTAAAACATTCATTGTACTtattaatatcatatattttgacATTTGAAAATTTAGAAGGTCCATGCTTTTCCTCTTCCCGGTAAATGTTAGCAGTACTATTACTACGCCCCATATGGCGTGAAGTATGACTCAAATGCATATATCTATCCTGCTCCATTAAATGTTCGTTATCTTTACTTCTATTAGCAATCCCATTTCTATTTGAAGATGCAGCACTGATGGATCCAGCGTTCCTTGGTGTATTTTTCAGTACAAACGCTTCTTTCTTTGATTCGTAGTCTGATTCTAAACATTTCACCTCTTTCAACAAATCATCACTTAGATTACTATTGATATTCAGGATGGGTACGTTGTCTCCCTTGTTTTCCCCATCAGACTGAACTATACCACTAGAATTTAATACTCCACTAGAATTTAATACTCCATTAGAATTTAGTACGCCATTAGACTTGATTACTCCGTTAAACTTTGCTACTCCGTTAGACTCTACTATATCCTTTGGCGTGATTGTTCcctttttgttatttatgaAATTTCCCCAATTCATGTATTTGTTACTGACACC
This genomic window contains:
- the PmUG01_04020800 gene encoding WD repeat-containing protein, putative — translated: MTTIFIFSICIIIFTILLGILFDKRRTKAHKIKTDNKTKRRSTELPKQKKMTAISTNKNASITKTAINSTPHSMFDRCVASLKGNNYPVSVCVNGKYGIIAVSCNNGNLQVYKIKKEGTNNIILTKKLDEVFSCIDIDKDACHLIAVSELYSTLRIFKIETTENGIKNLHLTLNGRKELHKRNVKFLYVHNNSFILTGAELDDTEVKLWNMKGELLKTLSIKQVYNHDYAISKTPRFFGVACWSADIKVFEIKLKENVFQNIEKVIDLKTKSGTKCLCFSNNEEKAFLIDKNGILAVYNLNIRYKLQEESKILYQKDLKEDNFEDFSRICMSGEANHLIVISGLHLIILKQENLQIVNKIINAHACEIFGVLPIPDSSLFLTWANDGYIKLWNISKI